One window from the genome of Echinicola vietnamensis DSM 17526 encodes:
- the aceK gene encoding bifunctional isocitrate dehydrogenase kinase/phosphatase, protein MSTATQPLVVQKIIDAYHKYITSFHEHTKRAPIYFRERDWDGVQLNHRQRLRLYKDCVNEVVASCKESYGEYLKDRQFWIDVKTAFSKAINTRKDKELAESFYNSVIRKAVSDLSIDEELMYVLEGYDSCEIHSQEPLFHNYPSHWGVQKIIRKILEDFDFQAPYYQREKDVQYLVRSIREVILTRYKVDENTTTQVLKQVFYRNKAAYLIGRTFLGGKWMPFIIPFLNGPKGIYVDTLIFDPNLMSAIFSYTRSYFMVETEIPSQIVAFLNSVIRHKKVYELYNAIGFNKHGKTEFYRDFLNHLNTSNDQFTVAPGIKGMVMTVFTLPSYNIVFKVIKDHFDPPKNMTRQEVKDKYRLVSLHDRVGRMADTHEFEYFQIPMDRVHPDLLKELKNTVNSLIKIDGDTLFIKHLYTERRLTPLNMYLEDCTLEDAKIAVEEYGNAILQLAKANIFPGDMMTKNFGVTRQKRVIFYDYDEIEFLTKMNFRIKPKPVTFDQIYASRPWYEIAKNDVFPEDFKRFMIGRSDIKPHFFEFHKLLFDPEHWQKIQGRIEHGELIHAFPYPEYMRFRPEEEV, encoded by the coding sequence ATGAGTACAGCTACCCAACCGCTCGTTGTCCAAAAAATCATAGATGCTTACCATAAATACATTACTTCCTTTCATGAACATACTAAACGAGCCCCCATTTACTTTAGGGAAAGAGATTGGGACGGGGTCCAGTTAAACCACCGCCAACGCCTGCGACTCTACAAAGACTGTGTCAATGAAGTAGTGGCTTCGTGTAAAGAAAGCTACGGAGAATACCTAAAGGACAGGCAATTTTGGATAGACGTAAAAACAGCATTTTCGAAAGCGATCAACACCCGAAAAGATAAAGAACTTGCCGAATCCTTTTATAACTCGGTCATAAGAAAAGCTGTATCAGACCTTTCCATAGATGAGGAATTGATGTATGTTTTGGAAGGATATGACTCCTGTGAAATCCATTCCCAAGAACCGCTTTTCCATAATTATCCTTCTCATTGGGGGGTACAGAAAATCATTAGAAAGATTTTGGAGGATTTTGATTTCCAAGCCCCTTACTATCAACGCGAAAAGGATGTCCAGTATTTGGTAAGAAGTATCCGAGAAGTGATTTTGACCCGCTATAAGGTAGATGAAAACACGACCACTCAAGTCCTAAAACAAGTCTTTTATCGCAATAAGGCTGCTTATTTAATTGGCAGGACATTTTTGGGAGGCAAATGGATGCCGTTCATTATCCCATTTCTAAATGGCCCAAAAGGGATTTATGTGGACACGCTGATCTTCGATCCGAACTTAATGAGTGCCATTTTCAGCTACACCCGATCTTATTTTATGGTGGAAACCGAAATCCCGTCTCAAATTGTCGCCTTTCTCAATTCTGTGATCAGGCATAAAAAAGTCTATGAGCTTTATAATGCGATTGGGTTTAACAAGCATGGTAAAACTGAATTTTACCGGGACTTTTTGAACCACCTCAACACCAGTAATGATCAATTTACGGTAGCACCAGGAATCAAAGGCATGGTAATGACCGTATTTACCTTGCCCTCTTATAACATTGTCTTTAAGGTAATCAAAGACCACTTTGACCCACCAAAAAACATGACCCGTCAAGAAGTAAAAGATAAATACCGCTTGGTATCGCTCCATGACCGGGTAGGAAGAATGGCCGATACCCACGAATTTGAATATTTTCAGATTCCAATGGACCGGGTTCATCCTGATTTATTGAAAGAATTAAAAAATACCGTAAACTCCTTGATTAAGATCGATGGGGACACCTTGTTTATCAAACATTTGTATACGGAAAGGAGATTGACGCCGCTTAATATGTATTTGGAGGATTGTACGCTTGAAGACGCCAAAATTGCGGTTGAAGAATATGGAAACGCCATTTTGCAATTGGCAAAGGCCAATATCTTTCCTGGTGATATGATGACCAAGAACTTTGGCGTAACCCGACAAAAAAGGGTAATTTTTTATGACTATGACGAAATTGAATTCTTGACAAAGATGAATTTCCGAATCAAACCAAAACCCGTGACATTTGATCAAATCTACGCCTCACGCCCATGGTATGAAATCGCCAAAAATGATGTTTTCCCTGAAGATTTCAAGCGGTTTATGATTGGCCGCTCAGATATAAAGCCTCATTTTTTCGAATTTCATAAATTGCTGTTTGATCCGGAGCACTGGCAGAAAATCCAAGGCCGCATCGAACACGGGGAATTGATCCACGCATTTCCCTATCCGGAGTACATGCGCTTCCGGCCAGAGGAAGAAGTATAA
- a CDS encoding DUF4136 domain-containing protein, which produces MKTANLCIALTLFLLTSCFSSKDFVAEYDYDYRGNFKKYKTFAFMEDTGTDSIKHIPIINKTIVSRLNSQGFSQQIEQPDILIYYKLFINQIRYRGYIQPDFDNWLSARGLEILKEEKLREEKEKVLEDEEEDEEDRKKGEDYENIKYYENEGMLIIYVIDYKKNKTIWQGYTAANFDVNSPSINLDLTRATYKVMNQFRLVTNNYSYY; this is translated from the coding sequence ATGAAAACAGCAAATCTATGCATCGCCTTAACATTGTTTCTGTTGACCTCTTGTTTTTCATCCAAGGATTTTGTCGCCGAATATGATTATGATTATCGCGGAAACTTCAAGAAATACAAGACCTTCGCTTTTATGGAGGATACAGGGACAGATTCGATCAAACACATCCCTATCATAAACAAGACCATTGTCTCACGCTTAAACTCCCAAGGCTTTAGCCAACAAATAGAACAACCAGATATCCTGATTTATTATAAACTGTTCATCAACCAGATTCGATACCGAGGGTACATCCAACCCGATTTCGACAATTGGCTTTCTGCCAGGGGGTTGGAGATCTTGAAGGAAGAGAAATTGCGGGAAGAAAAGGAAAAAGTGCTTGAGGACGAAGAAGAAGACGAGGAAGACCGAAAAAAGGGGGAAGATTATGAAAATATAAAGTACTATGAAAATGAAGGAATGCTGATCATCTATGTCATTGATTACAAAAAAAACAAAACCATCTGGCAAGGATATACCGCCGCAAATTTTGACGTAAACTCCCCTAGTATTAATCTTGATTTAACAAGAGCCACTTATAAAGTGATGAATCAATTTAGGTTGGTTACCAACAATTATAGTTATTATTGA